The following coding sequences lie in one Drosophila sulfurigaster albostrigata strain 15112-1811.04 chromosome 2R, ASM2355843v2, whole genome shotgun sequence genomic window:
- the LOC133838289 gene encoding uncharacterized protein LOC133838289 produces the protein MQATNVGGGGGHDDGSRVRLLKIPRAAPQIEEYGFRLTRSKWDPYPWVSEVAAGTPASLCGLKTGDCILKVNGVDIVGMRIADVAQIVKSQKDAVTFLCWNSDCETDCDENSICCVPMPTSLKRLGVIVESILRVIECPVCNVTITPPVMQCQNGHLLCLDCRIRSEKCPMCRGFFTPIRSGVAEEIYSIIAGAFEHCQRDGKLRHQIFGEMSLIKTKPNSEDCICRESLKQRKSLLPKNKILSKLLQAKAGSLENLFQCNAAKLLRAEATESFNVMPLEEGCNEKGLEPRLTRTSMLKCTNDLQQQQQEEQAASDERNAKLQADTNRDSNHNCNEADSLGQQDIVQRGADMPLVGGQNTVMAANAPSVVNELWTDPPVKTQSKSFAFACPTRTSSSASGARIAS, from the exons ATGCAAGCGACCAATGTGGGTGGAGGCGGTGGTCACGATGACGGGTCTAGGGTGCGCCTCTTGAAGATACCACGTGCGGCGCCACAAATCGAAGAGTACGGATTCCGATTGACGCGCAGCAAGTGGGATCCATATCCATGG GTATCTGAAGTGGCCGCGGGCACACCTGCCTCGTTGTGTGGCCTCAAGACCGGCGATTGCATTCTAAAG GTAAATGGCGTGGATATAGTTGGCATGCGCATAGCGGATGTTGCCCAAATAgttaaaagccaaaaagatGCTGTCACCTTTCTGTGCTGGAACAGCGACTGCGAAACCGACTGTGATGAAAAC AGCATCTGCTGTGTTCCTATGCCCACCAGCTTAAAGCGTCTGGGTGTTATCGTAGAGAGCATTCTGCGGGTTATTGAATGTCCCGTGTGCAACGTAACCATAACTCCCCCGGTTATGCAGTGTCAGAATGGACATTTGCTTTGTCTCGACTGTCGCATACGCTCGGAGAAGTGCCCAATGTGTCGGGGCTTCTTCACGCCCATTCGCTCTGGTGTCGCCGAGGAGATATACTCGATTATCGCCGGCGCTTTTGAGCATTGCCAACGGGATGGCAAACTACGACACCAGATATTCGGTGAAAtgagtttaattaaaactaaaccCAATAGTGAAGACTGCATCTGTCGGGAGTCATTGAAGCAACGAAAATCCTTGCTaccgaaaaataaaattctcaGCAAACTATTGCAGGCGAAAGCTGGCTCATTGGAGAATCTTTTTCAATGCAATGCGGCCAAGCTGCTGCGTGCTGAGGCAACCGAGAGCTTTAATGTGATGCCATTGGAAGAAGGATGCAATGAAAAGGGACTTGAGCCAAGATTAACGAGGACATCAATGCTAAAATGCACAAATGActtacagcagcagcagcaggaggagcaGGCGGCGTCAGATGAAAGGAATGCCAAACTGCAAGCAGACACGAATAGGGACAGCAACCACAATTGCAATGAGGCTGACAGTTTGGGCCAACAAGACATTGTTCAGCGTGGAGCAGACATGCCTCTTGTTGGCGGACAAAACACGGTCATGGCTGCAAATGCCCCGTCAGTTGTCAATGAGTTATGGACCGACCCACCTGTCAAGACACAATCGAAgtcctttgcttttgcctgccCCACTCGAACTTCTTCTTCGGCCAGTGGCGCACGTATCGCAAGCTGA
- the LOC133838308 gene encoding uncharacterized protein LOC133838308 — translation MSSTMKPQQLPLTISNHGKSKVPLSNKTYDEHDMCYDAFMSPPLSASIGITHGVKQEPFQAPKAVGSISSSVNSIAGLEATSFGCGEMQFPDFSHLCFATETPNSVFSECQSYTGPEQQDRDDIVCASAEEQTGMPYQQGQYTQLNREDVFRFEPEDIARLTADSSSGSNGSNGCGSGSGSGNNAYDELAGLLQMPQTPYTPCSAQPTQLVASGGGEMMAQDLLNQDIDYFNYDEVNCQSKNQSPCSSPHLEAWLNFNLGEMSTSETPCNDASPKLCNIYEQQLQLQPQPQQQQHQQTGIKVEQQTATKLPSMNSTFGTPKCAPMCGGNNYDDYSNLYQSGAAALQDAGCLYGGGGNMDDFASDNFQHNISQVIEKPNREHKFIWTIDELDELDLGDHQKTELDNLVDSLPVTTAEQLTTGDSDEECIGDDDCAEEDEDNDIDNEVFAPPAAERCELEVEGTEASLPLICRWTGCDMEFPQQQIFVEHIEKCHVDVRKGEDFSCFWLDCPRRYKPFNARYKLLIHMRVHSGEKPNKCPFPGCNKAFSRLENLKIHQRSHTGERPYGCQYKGCLKAFSNSSDRAKHQRTHYDTKPYACQLPGCTKRYTDPSSLRKHVKNHGIMRRKSASGAATTTSNTTTTCSKKTAKTRRHSESALLQKGQGQGSVGGSMAAGEQRSQRSNSCSEAALLMQSGVQDEEMLGQRLTGIGNRNACSMDNVATNNNSMKFNELSNCIVIIEHGPNEVAATTAIATSTTTNSCESVASRYTTITATTANTTASTTTTTSAATYAGFSYYNGSGMATETDALSNCSSSNNSNINNSNCNNYKPNNNSDSCNTENFNKFNELEQLLAGNREEQNVVNVFDSTANKCQLNEFVSFEYVRKYLTDAFDTPLTNETPKCNTQNQTQQQLDNNFEQYDIQFI, via the exons atgtcTTCGACGATGAAGCCGCAACAACTGCCACTGACCATTTCGAATCacggcaaaagcaaagtgcCGTTAAGCAACAAGACATACGATGAGCATGACATGTGCTACGATGCCTTCATGTCGCCACCGTTGAGTGCCAGCATTGGCATCACTCACGGTGTCAAACAGGAGCCATTTCAGGCACCCAAAGCCGTTGGCTCCATCTCCTCTTCAGTGAACTCTATTGCCGGCTTGGAGGCGACGAGTTTTGGCTGTGGCGAGATGCAGTTTCCGGACTTTTCGCACCTTTGCTTTGCCACCGAGACGCCGAATTCGGTGTTCAGCGAATGCCAGAGCTACACGGGACCAGAGCAACAGGATCGCGATGATATTGTGTGTGCCTCGGCCGAGGAGCAGACGGGAATGCCCTATCAGCAGGGTCAGTACACACAGCTCAATCGCGAGGATGTCTTTCGCTTTGAGCCCGAGGACATTGCACGACTCACGGCTgacagcagcagtggcagcaatggcagcaatggttgtggcagtggcagtggcagtggcaataATGCCTATGATGAGCTGGCTGGTTTGTTGCAGATGCCTCAAACACCGTACACACCGTGCAGTGCACAGCCGACACAATTGGTGGCCTCGGGTGGCGGCGAAATGATGGCGCAGGACTTACTCAATCAGGAcattgattattttaattatgacgAAGTTAATTGCCAATCAAAAAATCAATCTCCTTGCTCCTCGCCTCACTTGGAGGCCTGGTTGAATTTCAATCTTGGTGAAATGTCAACGTCTGAAACGCCATGCAACGATGCCTCTCCCaaattatgcaacatttacgagcagcagctgcaactgcagccacagccgcagcaacagcaacatcaacagacAGGCATTAAAGTTGAGCAGCAGACAGCAACGAAGCTGCCGTCAATGAACTCGACATTTGGCACACCAAAGTGTGCCCCCATGTGTGGCGGCAACAACTATGACGATTATTCGAATCTCTATCAGAGTGGCGCCGCTGCGTTGCAGGATGCGGGCTGCCTCTATGGCGGCGGTGGCAATATGGATGATTTTGCCAGCGACAATTTCCAGCACAATATTTCGCAAGTTATCGAGAAACCAAATCGTGAACACAAATTCATTTGGACAATCGATGAATTGGATGAACTGGATTTGGGTGACCATCAAAAGACTGAGTTGGATAATTTGGTGGACAGTCTGCCCGTAACAACAGCTGAACAACTAACTACCGGCGACAGTGACGAAGAGTGTATCGGCGACGACGACTGTGCGGAGGAGGATGAGGACAATGACATTGATAACGAGGTATTTGCACCGCCAGCTGCCGAACGATGTGAACTCGAGGTGGAGGGCACGGAGGCGAGTTTGCCGCTAATCTGCCGCTGGACAGGTTGTGACATGGAGTTTCCGCAGCAACAGATATTCGTGGAGCACATCGAGAAGTGTCATGTGGATGTGCGCAAGGGCGAGGATTTCTCGTGCTTCTGGCTCGACTGCCCCAGGCGCTACAAGCCCTTCAACGCTCGCTACAAGCTGCTCATCCATATGCGTGTCCACAGCGGCGAGAAGCCGAACAAATGTCCC TTTCCGGGATGCAATAAAGCGTTTTCACGActggaaaatttgaaaattcatcAACGTTCGCACACCGGCGAACGGCCTTATGGCTGCCAATATAAAGGTTGCCTCAAAGCTTTCAGCAATAGCTCGGATCGGGCCAAGCATCAAAGAACCCATTACGATACG AAACCTTATGCCTGCCAGCTGCCCGGTTGCACCAAGCGCTACACGGATCCCTCGAGTCTGCGTAAACATGTGAAAAATCATGGAATAATGCGACGCAAATCTGCCAGTGGCGCTGCCACAACCACCAGCAACACCACCACAACGTGCAGCAAAAAGACGGCCAAGACTCGACGACATTCGGAATCGGCATTGTTGCAGAAGGGTCAGGGGCAGGGAAGTGTTGGTGGCAGCATGGCAGCAGGTGAGCAACGCTCGCAGCGCAGCAATAGTTGCAGTGAAGCGGCGCTCTTGATGCAGAGTGGCGTTCAGGATGAGGAGATGCTTGGGCAAAGGCTAACGGGAATTGGCAACCGCAATGCCTGCAGTATGGACAATGTTGCAACTAATAAcaattcaatgaaatttaatgagtTGTCAAATTGCATTGTCATCATTGAGCACGGCCCAAATGAGgtggcggcaacaacagcgattGCGACGTCCACGACGACAAACAGCTGTGAAAGTGTGGCAAGTCGatacacaacaataacagcaacaacagcaaatacaacagcatcaacaacaacaacaacaagtgcggCAACATATGCCGGCTTCAGCTATTACAATGGCAGCGGGATGGCAACGGAAACAGACGCGCtcagcaattgcagcagcagcaacaacagcaatatcaacaacagcaactgcaacaattacaaacccaacaacaacagcgactcGTGCAATAcggaaaatttcaataaatttaatgaacttGAACAATTGTTAGCTGGCAATCGCGAGGAGCAAAATGTTGTCAACGTATTCGATTCCACTGCCAATAAATGCCAATTAAATGAGTTTGTATCTTTCGAATATGTGCGAAAGTATCTAACGGATGCATTCGACACCCCGCTCACAAATGAAACACCCAAGTGCAACACTCAGAAtcaaacgcagcagcagctcgataATAATTTCGAGCAATAtgatatacaatttatttaa
- the LOC133836695 gene encoding short-chain dehydrogenase/reductase family 16C member 6-like, which produces MKVTGAAGGLGRALALELAKLGCHIAVVDVNIEGAEETVRQIHEISKVKAKAYKVNITSFAEVSDLEANVVRDLGSVTIFINNAGVILLHNPLDPEPDDVQRMINVNLTSHFWTKAAFLPTMKRLRKGHIETITSAISLFPLAYNTAYTASKCGATAHMKTLRLELALEKQNDIHVTTVLPMFLDTNDEVSKLGCAIKANRVYPLIKGKTAARRIVKGMLAGEREIKLPYILDILHRIWK; this is translated from the exons ATGAAGGTGACCGGGGCTGCAGGTGGATTAGGTCGTGCTTTAGCACTTGAACTTGCCAAACTCGGTTGCCATATAGCCGTGGTAGATGTTAACATAGAAGGCGCCGAGGAAACCGTTAGACAAATTCACGAGATATCCAAAGTAAAAGCCAAAGCTTATAAG GTGAATATTACCAGTTTTGCTGAAGTATCTGATCTTGAGGCAAATGTTGTGCGAGATCTTGGTTCggttacaatttttattaacaatgcAGGCGTAATTTTGTTGCACAATCCTTTAGATCCTGAACCGGATGATGTGCAACGAATGATTAATGTTAATTTGACTTCGCACTTTTGG ACGAAGGCTGCATTTCTGCCCACTATGAAGAGATTGCGCAAAGGACATATAGAAACCATAACCTCAGCGATCA GTCTATTTCCCTTGGCTTACAATACTGCTTATACTGCCAGCAAATGTGGTGCAACCGCTCATATGAAGACGCTGCGCTTGGAATTAGCTCTGGAGAAACAGAATGACATCCATGTCACAACGGTATTGCCAATGTTTCTGGACACCAACGATGAGGTCTCTAAACTTGGCTGTGCTATTAAGGCGAATCGAGTTTATCCCTTGATTAAAGGAAAAACGGCAGCTCGTCGGATAGTTAAGGGAATGCTCGCTGGAGAAAGGGAAATCAAACTACCATATATTTTGGATATATTACATCGAATTTGGAAGTAA